A window of Terriglobus sp. RCC_193 contains these coding sequences:
- the manD gene encoding D-mannonate dehydratase ManD yields MKITGARLIITSPDRNFITLRIDTDEGIYGLGDGTLNGRELAVASYLTEHVIPCLIGHDPFQTEDIWQYLYRGAYWRRGPVTMSAIAAVDVALWDIKGKVLNTPVYNLLGGASRNGCMVYTHANGADIAEAVDSVQKHLAEGYIAVRAQAGVPGIASSYGVPKKGRPYEPAERGLPSESLWSTEKYLRFAPRLFDAVRNAVGEDVHLLHDVHHRLTPIQAARLGKSLEPYDLFWMEDATPAELQEGFRIIRQHTTTPLAVGEVFNSVWDAHDLVRNQWIDYLRMTVSHGGGITPAKKTADFCDLYQVKTGYHGATDLSPVTMAAALHVGLAVHNFGIQEHMPHTALTDEVFPHAYKFENGYMHPGDTPGLGVTIDEELAAKYPYQRAYLPVARLLDGTLTDW; encoded by the coding sequence ATGAAGATCACAGGCGCACGCCTCATCATCACTTCGCCGGACCGCAACTTCATCACGCTGCGCATTGATACGGATGAAGGCATCTACGGCCTTGGCGATGGCACACTGAACGGCCGCGAACTTGCCGTTGCCAGCTATCTGACGGAGCATGTGATTCCATGCCTCATTGGCCACGATCCGTTTCAGACAGAGGACATCTGGCAGTATCTTTATCGCGGTGCGTACTGGCGTCGCGGGCCAGTTACGATGTCTGCGATTGCAGCCGTCGACGTAGCCCTGTGGGACATCAAGGGCAAGGTGCTGAACACACCTGTCTACAACCTGCTGGGCGGTGCAAGCCGTAATGGTTGCATGGTGTACACGCACGCCAACGGTGCAGATATTGCCGAGGCCGTGGACTCCGTGCAGAAACATCTTGCGGAAGGCTACATCGCTGTTCGCGCGCAGGCTGGCGTTCCTGGGATTGCTTCAAGCTATGGTGTGCCAAAGAAGGGCAGGCCGTATGAACCCGCGGAGCGTGGTCTACCTTCTGAAAGCCTCTGGTCCACGGAAAAGTATCTGCGGTTTGCGCCGAGGCTTTTCGACGCAGTGCGGAATGCCGTTGGTGAAGATGTTCATCTGCTGCACGACGTGCATCATCGGCTTACGCCGATTCAAGCGGCACGTCTTGGAAAATCATTGGAACCATACGACCTGTTCTGGATGGAAGATGCCACGCCCGCAGAATTGCAGGAGGGCTTCAGGATCATCCGCCAGCACACCACCACGCCGCTGGCTGTGGGCGAAGTTTTCAACTCTGTGTGGGACGCGCATGACCTTGTGCGCAACCAATGGATCGACTATCTGCGTATGACGGTGTCACACGGAGGCGGCATCACACCCGCGAAGAAGACCGCCGATTTCTGCGATCTGTATCAGGTGAAGACCGGCTATCACGGCGCTACCGATCTATCGCCCGTCACCATGGCTGCAGCCCTGCACGTTGGTTTAGCGGTTCATAACTTCGGTATCCAGGAACACATGCCGCACACGGCGCTGACCGACGAAGTTTTCCCGCACGCCTACAAGTTTGAGAATGGCTATATGCATCCGGGCGATACGCCGGGATTGGGCGTGACCATCGACGAGGAACTTGCCGCGAAGTATCCGTACCAACGCGCCTATCTGCCCGTGGCGCGGCTGCTGGATGGAACCCTGACTGACTGGTAA
- a CDS encoding CDP-alcohol phosphatidyltransferase family protein, whose amino-acid sequence MRLLAAQDAKTFAEAMADYPEEEGNPLHGFWQPETLASEAARTGWVAPDVAPLPPVSDRWKLRATAPRTRRTIPLAVDALSESAASQTLPLPFEEEADPENPREALAAAVRDTFRLPARRPERATLEEDTHEGMSSRFTWTSAFGKGSGWLLQKIVNGLALSKISPNTLTFIGLIINIVAAFFFGYARGQNAHRMFLYAGLILIGAGLFDMVDGRVARQTNQVSVFGAFFDSVIDRYSDVAIFFGLLVYYARANRFVYVVLVAFVMTASLMVSYTRARAEALIGSCKVGFMERPERIVLVILGALCDTWGVMAPALWVLAFLSTVTVIHRIRFTYTETERRKLVPAR is encoded by the coding sequence ATGCGTCTGCTGGCCGCGCAGGACGCAAAGACCTTTGCCGAAGCGATGGCGGATTATCCCGAAGAGGAAGGCAATCCGCTGCACGGCTTCTGGCAGCCGGAGACGCTGGCTTCTGAGGCTGCGCGGACGGGCTGGGTGGCGCCGGATGTGGCTCCGCTGCCGCCCGTCAGCGACCGCTGGAAGCTGCGCGCCACGGCTCCGCGCACACGCCGGACCATACCGCTGGCGGTGGATGCACTGTCCGAATCCGCGGCTTCCCAGACGCTTCCCCTGCCCTTTGAAGAGGAGGCGGACCCGGAAAATCCGCGCGAGGCGCTGGCTGCTGCCGTCCGCGACACGTTTCGACTACCCGCGCGCCGCCCCGAACGGGCTACACTGGAAGAGGATACGCACGAAGGCATGAGCTCTCGATTCACCTGGACCAGCGCGTTTGGCAAGGGCAGCGGATGGCTGCTGCAGAAGATCGTCAACGGATTGGCGCTGTCGAAAATTTCGCCGAACACGCTGACCTTCATCGGCCTCATCATCAACATTGTGGCCGCGTTCTTCTTTGGTTACGCGCGCGGCCAAAACGCGCACCGCATGTTCCTGTATGCGGGCCTGATCCTGATTGGCGCCGGTCTGTTCGACATGGTCGATGGCCGTGTGGCACGCCAGACGAACCAGGTCAGCGTCTTCGGCGCATTCTTTGATTCCGTGATTGACCGTTACAGCGATGTGGCCATCTTCTTCGGCCTGCTGGTCTATTACGCGCGCGCCAACCGCTTTGTGTACGTGGTGCTGGTGGCGTTCGTCATGACGGCATCGCTCATGGTCAGTTACACTCGCGCCCGCGCGGAAGCCCTGATCGGCTCGTGCAAGGTGGGCTTCATGGAGCGGCCGGAACGCATCGTTCTGGTCATTCTTGGCGCGCTGTGCGACACATGGGGCGTGATGGCTCCGGCGCTGTGGGTGCTGGCGTTCCTCAGCACGGTCACGGTGATCCATCGCATCCGCTTCACTTATACAGAAACCGAACGCCGCAAGCTGGTGCCTGCGCGATAA